A genomic region of Acipenser ruthenus chromosome 9, fAciRut3.2 maternal haplotype, whole genome shotgun sequence contains the following coding sequences:
- the LOC131738022 gene encoding translation initiation factor IF-3, mitochondrial-like isoform X2: protein MAAGCLRRVVCQALRNKSRLPGFFCAPRPLSTLSIHTYRKEAINQSRLVLPCLNKGPWVVHTGTRPLTTEDDDEGGPEGKKKKQDPRARKTIGSVGRKIHHRIVQVINEDGENLGNMHRADVIRMLDERGLKLVPLRENADPPVYRLMSGKQIHQEQLKLREKQKAKTDIAKHDLETKVKQIQQWVEKRHHVRLTVRKGSASVEKMEGLLEEIVQSMPDLATFVTKPKAVKDGRAAMGILRHLSEKELNEYKKQLKQKEQESEGPRQEAGDVANPENTQTKVLHQ from the exons ATGGCTGCTGGCTGCTTGAGGAGAGTCGTCTGCCAAGCCCTGAGAAACAAATCCAGGCTCCCAGGCTTTTTCTGTGCCCCCAGGCCCCTCAGCACATTGTCGATTCACACTTACAGGAAGGAAGCTATTAACCAGTCGAGGCTTGTTTTACCTTGCCTGAATAAAGGACCTTGGGTTGTGCATACGGGTACGCGCCCGCTCACCACAGAGGACGACGATGAGGGGGGACCAGAGGGTAAAAAGAAGAAACAGGACCCCAGAGCCAGAAAGACAATAGGAAGTGTGGGGAGGAAAATCCACCACCGCATAGTTCAGGTGATAAACGAAGACGGAGAGAACTTAGGCAACATGCACAGAGCAGACGTCATCCGAATGCTGGACGAGCGCGGGCTGAAGCTGGTGCCCCTGAGGGAGAATGCAGACCCGCCAGTATACAGACTCATGAGCGGgaagcagattcaccaggagcaACTGAAACTCCGGGAGAAACAGAAAGCAAAAACAG ATATCGCTAAACACGACCTAGAGACCAAAGTGAAACAAATCCAGCAGTGGGTCGAGAAGAGGCACCACGTTCGTTTAACTGTGCGGAAGGGCTCCGCTTCAGTGGAGAagatg GAAGGTTTGTTGGAAGAGATTGTTCAGAGCATGCCTGACCTAGCTACATTTGTGACAAAACCAAAGGCAGTCAAGGATGGAAGAGCAGCCATGGGTATTCTCAGACACTTGTCTGAAAAGGAACTGAACGAGTACAAAAAGCAGCTGAAACAGAAGGAGCAGGAAAGCGAAGGACCCAGACAGGAAGCCGGGGATGTTGCAAACCCAGAAAACACACAAACCAAAGTTCTGCATCAGTGA
- the LOC131738022 gene encoding translation initiation factor IF-3, mitochondrial-like isoform X1 → MAAGCLRRVVCQALRNKSRLPGFFCAPRPLSTLSIHTYRKEAINQSRLVLPCLNKGPWVVHTGTRPLTTEDDDEGGPEGKKKKQDPRARKTIGSVGRKIHHRIVQVINEDGENLGNMHRADVIRMLDERGLKLVPLRENADPPVYRLMSGKQIHQEQLKLREKQKAKTGPTQVKELTFSSDIAKHDLETKVKQIQQWVEKRHHVRLTVRKGSASVEKMEGLLEEIVQSMPDLATFVTKPKAVKDGRAAMGILRHLSEKELNEYKKQLKQKEQESEGPRQEAGDVANPENTQTKVLHQ, encoded by the exons ATGGCTGCTGGCTGCTTGAGGAGAGTCGTCTGCCAAGCCCTGAGAAACAAATCCAGGCTCCCAGGCTTTTTCTGTGCCCCCAGGCCCCTCAGCACATTGTCGATTCACACTTACAGGAAGGAAGCTATTAACCAGTCGAGGCTTGTTTTACCTTGCCTGAATAAAGGACCTTGGGTTGTGCATACGGGTACGCGCCCGCTCACCACAGAGGACGACGATGAGGGGGGACCAGAGGGTAAAAAGAAGAAACAGGACCCCAGAGCCAGAAAGACAATAGGAAGTGTGGGGAGGAAAATCCACCACCGCATAGTTCAGGTGATAAACGAAGACGGAGAGAACTTAGGCAACATGCACAGAGCAGACGTCATCCGAATGCTGGACGAGCGCGGGCTGAAGCTGGTGCCCCTGAGGGAGAATGCAGACCCGCCAGTATACAGACTCATGAGCGGgaagcagattcaccaggagcaACTGAAACTCCGGGAGAAACAGAAAGCAAAAACAG GGCCCACCCAAGTTAAAGAGCTGACATTTTCTTCAGATATCGCTAAACACGACCTAGAGACCAAAGTGAAACAAATCCAGCAGTGGGTCGAGAAGAGGCACCACGTTCGTTTAACTGTGCGGAAGGGCTCCGCTTCAGTGGAGAagatg GAAGGTTTGTTGGAAGAGATTGTTCAGAGCATGCCTGACCTAGCTACATTTGTGACAAAACCAAAGGCAGTCAAGGATGGAAGAGCAGCCATGGGTATTCTCAGACACTTGTCTGAAAAGGAACTGAACGAGTACAAAAAGCAGCTGAAACAGAAGGAGCAGGAAAGCGAAGGACCCAGACAGGAAGCCGGGGATGTTGCAAACCCAGAAAACACACAAACCAAAGTTCTGCATCAGTGA